Proteins from one Deinococcus sp. AB2017081 genomic window:
- a CDS encoding M3 family metallopeptidase gives MSPDAVLTQNPLLNLGFKIPFDRIRPEHAEGAVDTLLAATQEKLERLAAAPEREFAGFMDDLDTLTDQLDTVNTIVSHLDGVVTSDGWKAARKAIIPKVSEFRTMLSLHPGLWAALKAYAATPGAAALDPVQARHLKLTIDDFRRGGADLPQAGRDRLTALNTRLAGITNDFGKNVLDSTAAYALYVPTERLAGVPARVQDATRRDAQEHGQEGHRLTLHAPVYGPVLTYADDRDLRRELWEAQQQVGRQEGRDNRPLLREILALRREKAQLLGFRDFADYVLEDRMAGGGAAALKFERDLEDRTRAAFEQENAELAAYHRAQAGADAPELAAWDVAYWAEKQRQAKYDFDEEQLRPYFPMDGVLSGLFEITRRVFGVSVTEAQAPGWHPDVRYYDIHDEAGVHIASFYTDWFPRDTKRGGAWMNAFFTGGPRENGVEPHLGLMCGNMTPPSGDTPALLSISEVETVFHEFGHLLHHALSRVPVRSLAGTNVAWDFVELPSQIMENWVMERGALDLFARHHQTGEALPEELYARMVAARNYRSANVSMRQYAFGLTDLTLHVEYDPASDADPVTVARDVMARFFPYALPDDYAMIASFGHLFSSPVGYGAGYYSYKWAEVLDADAFTRFAREGIFNRETGRAFVDAVLSRGNSEEPATLYREFMGRDPDPDALLRRSGILASG, from the coding sequence ATGTCACCTGACGCCGTGCTCACCCAGAATCCCCTGCTGAACCTGGGGTTCAAGATTCCCTTCGACCGGATCCGTCCCGAGCACGCCGAGGGCGCGGTGGATACCCTGCTGGCCGCGACCCAGGAGAAGCTCGAACGCCTCGCGGCGGCCCCGGAGCGGGAGTTCGCGGGCTTCATGGACGACCTCGACACCCTGACCGATCAGCTGGACACGGTGAACACCATCGTGTCGCACCTGGACGGCGTGGTGACCAGCGACGGGTGGAAGGCCGCCCGCAAGGCGATCATCCCGAAGGTCAGCGAGTTCCGCACCATGCTGAGCCTCCACCCCGGCCTGTGGGCGGCGCTGAAGGCCTACGCGGCCACGCCGGGCGCGGCGGCCCTTGACCCGGTGCAGGCGCGGCACCTGAAACTGACCATCGACGACTTCCGCCGGGGCGGGGCGGATCTGCCCCAGGCGGGCCGTGACCGCCTGACCGCCCTGAACACCCGGCTGGCCGGGATCACCAACGACTTCGGCAAGAACGTGCTGGATTCCACGGCGGCCTATGCGCTGTACGTGCCGACCGAACGCCTGGCCGGGGTGCCGGCGCGGGTGCAGGACGCCACCCGCCGCGACGCCCAGGAGCACGGCCAGGAGGGGCACCGCCTGACCCTGCACGCGCCGGTGTATGGCCCGGTGCTCACGTATGCCGATGACCGCGACCTGCGCCGCGAACTGTGGGAGGCCCAGCAGCAGGTGGGTCGCCAGGAGGGCCGCGACAACCGGCCGCTGCTGCGCGAGATCCTGGCCCTGCGGCGCGAGAAGGCCCAGCTGCTGGGCTTCCGCGACTTCGCGGACTACGTGCTGGAAGACCGGATGGCGGGAGGTGGCGCGGCGGCCCTGAAATTCGAACGTGACCTCGAAGACCGCACCCGCGCGGCCTTCGAGCAGGAGAATGCGGAACTCGCCGCGTACCACCGCGCCCAGGCCGGCGCAGACGCCCCGGAACTCGCCGCGTGGGACGTGGCGTACTGGGCCGAGAAGCAGCGGCAGGCGAAGTACGACTTCGACGAGGAACAGCTGCGGCCATACTTCCCGATGGACGGCGTGCTGTCGGGCCTGTTCGAGATCACCCGGCGTGTGTTTGGCGTGTCCGTCACGGAGGCGCAGGCCCCCGGCTGGCACCCGGACGTCCGCTACTACGACATCCACGACGAGGCCGGCGTGCATATCGCGTCCTTCTACACCGACTGGTTCCCACGGGACACCAAGCGCGGCGGCGCGTGGATGAATGCGTTCTTCACCGGTGGCCCCCGCGAGAACGGCGTGGAACCACACCTGGGCCTGATGTGCGGCAACATGACCCCCCCCAGCGGCGACACGCCGGCCCTGCTGTCGATCAGCGAGGTCGAGACGGTCTTCCACGAATTCGGCCACCTGCTGCACCACGCGCTGTCCCGCGTGCCCGTGCGGTCGCTGGCCGGCACCAACGTTGCGTGGGACTTCGTGGAACTGCCCAGCCAGATCATGGAGAACTGGGTCATGGAACGCGGAGCGCTCGACCTGTTCGCCCGCCACCACCAGACCGGTGAGGCCCTGCCCGAGGAGCTGTATGCCCGTATGGTCGCGGCCCGCAACTACCGCTCCGCGAACGTCAGCATGCGCCAGTACGCCTTCGGCCTGACCGACCTGACCCTGCACGTGGAATACGATCCGGCCAGCGACGCCGATCCGGTCACCGTGGCCCGTGACGTGATGGCCCGCTTCTTCCCGTATGCGCTGCCCGACGACTACGCCATGATCGCCAGCTTCGGGCACCTGTTCAGCAGCCCGGTGGGCTATGGAGCCGGGTACTACTCGTACAAGTGGGCCGAGGTGCTCGACGCCGACGCCTTCACCCGGTTTGCCCGGGAGGGCATCTTCAACCGCGAGACCGGCCGCGCCTTCGTGGACGCGGTGCTGTCGCGCGGCAACAGTGAGGAACCCGCGACCCTGTACCGCGAGTTCATGGGCCGCGATCCCGATCCCGACGCCCTGCTGCGCCGCAGCGGCATCCTCGCCTCGGGCTGA
- a CDS encoding CAP domain-containing protein, translated as MRSTVLSVFAALATLSLGSAHAQTAAERQLLDRLNQVRAQGVTCPGSGVRPAAGALAYSAQHAQAARLQAAYMGQSGRITHTGRSGSTPRVRAASTGVNAVSVTEIIYMNAGVNPEQAMRWWLNSPVHCYWMTERRYTRAGASVLPGLRGTAYVIVLSSEQR; from the coding sequence ATGCGCTCAACTGTCCTGTCGGTGTTTGCGGCCCTCGCCACCCTGAGTCTGGGCAGCGCCCACGCGCAGACTGCGGCCGAGCGGCAGCTCCTTGACCGCCTGAACCAGGTGCGCGCCCAGGGCGTCACCTGCCCTGGCAGCGGTGTGCGCCCGGCGGCCGGGGCCCTGGCGTACAGTGCCCAGCACGCACAGGCGGCGCGGCTCCAGGCGGCGTACATGGGGCAGTCCGGACGGATCACCCATACCGGGCGCAGCGGCAGCACCCCGCGTGTCCGGGCGGCCAGTACGGGCGTGAACGCCGTGAGCGTGACCGAGATCATCTACATGAACGCCGGCGTGAATCCCGAGCAGGCCATGCGCTGGTGGCTCAACAGCCCCGTCCACTGCTACTGGATGACCGAGCGCCGCTACACCCGCGCCGGAGCCAGCGTCCTGCCCGGCCTGCGCGGCACGGCGTACGTGATCGTCCTGAGCAGCGAGCAGCGGTAG
- a CDS encoding 3-hydroxybutyrate dehydrogenase: MTGTTPDDRTALVTGGTSGIGLAIAQRLRTDGLQVAVLDLDRPGARQVAGDHGFAFIAADLSRRADCVDAVPQAVTALGGLDVLINNAGFQHIAPITEFPEDTWDAMLHVMLTAPFLLTKHAWPHLRRSGHGRIVNVASIHAQVASPFKAAYISAKHGVIGLTRTAALEAGEQGFTVNAICPAYVRTPLVEHQIADQARTRGISPAEVEQRVMLESAAIKTLLNPEDVAALASYVVSRAAWGMTGAVLDIDLGWTAR; this comes from the coding sequence ATGACAGGCACGACTCCAGACGACCGCACCGCCCTGGTCACGGGCGGCACCAGCGGCATCGGCCTCGCCATCGCGCAGCGGCTGCGCACCGACGGCCTGCAGGTGGCCGTGCTCGACCTCGACCGGCCTGGAGCGCGGCAGGTGGCCGGGGATCACGGGTTCGCGTTCATCGCCGCCGACCTGTCGCGCCGGGCCGACTGCGTGGACGCCGTGCCGCAGGCCGTGACCGCGCTGGGCGGGCTGGACGTCCTGATCAACAACGCCGGCTTCCAGCACATCGCTCCCATCACTGAGTTCCCGGAGGACACCTGGGACGCCATGCTGCACGTCATGCTCACCGCGCCCTTCCTGCTGACGAAGCACGCGTGGCCGCACCTGCGGCGCAGCGGGCACGGCCGGATCGTGAACGTGGCCAGCATCCATGCACAGGTCGCCAGTCCCTTCAAGGCGGCGTACATCAGCGCCAAGCACGGCGTGATCGGCCTGACGCGCACGGCGGCGCTGGAGGCCGGCGAGCAGGGCTTCACCGTGAATGCCATCTGCCCCGCGTATGTGAGGACGCCGCTGGTCGAACACCAGATCGCCGATCAGGCCCGCACGCGCGGCATCTCCCCCGCCGAGGTCGAGCAGCGCGTCATGCTCGAGAGCGCCGCCATCAAGACCCTCCTGAACCCCGAGGACGTGGCGGCCCTCGCCAGCTATGTCGTCAGCCGCGCCGCGTGGGGCATGACCGGCGCGGTGCTGGACATCGATCTGGGCTGGACGGCGCGGTAG
- a CDS encoding BTAD domain-containing putative transcriptional regulator, which translates to MTVSWRDLTSPRRARWPAASGAVARPRLLALLGASPVVVVVAPAGYGKTTALAAAGPELGGARAWLTLDADDADPLVLAASLAMAVEALPGGAAPGALLDAGASPRRVAARVADVLDAAQARLVLDEAQHLLGPLAGGVLREVLDCGAGRVTLLSRVPLPLPDLTRLEAAGIVTRLSAADLGFTLDEMGTLLRAHGLTPGSAEVRQAHALTEGWPIAARFLAHSVAQGRVQLRALADLDGGEAQLGTLFAYLAQEVLGPLEPALRNVLTRGSVFEELTAGLLADVLEEPHAATLLEALSGSGTFLTRSDPPDAAGGTYRAHPLLRAHLRTGLDAAEVTHLAARGAAYFERTQRPRRAMAAHLLAGHPTRAAELLAAHGDIWLAQGRVTLVERSLHRLPPGVWTPELHALAGDALRLSSRYDGALAEYARATPLRRALGEIHVALDTVQPALAWAPLDTAEALLAGHHDPAPRASLRRLRAENLLNAGEPARAVALEPALAGGARYALRTGDLERALGLALDAARGETGGARAAQNHREGLLLASFLHAIRGEGAAAVHAAREGLLEGERLDSPFVRSLALARLGHAQLVAGDDAAARAAYASALELAQGVVPRLRVEPLMGLAFLAARGGDAAGAAARRDEALHHTAGDRYMGGLVHLAAALGTLQGGGGPAEVSRDLDAARAAFEAGGDAFGQAAVALAAFASGGHAPAAALEAVARYPQLLAGPSMAAPFLSRAGRATVLAALAEAWPPGRAALAGVAHALGYPDVPAPTHVPGFEVHVHVLERVTVTRGPDGPPREWGRAKARDLLTLLVVHPAGLARDTAQELLFPAADPGVGERNFRVILHALGQVLEEGAASGVFLERGEWLRLCPGPDLHVDLWTAWAALEQPVGTPGRRAALLTVGTRLAESDLPDVQQGALHYALILPDALAAEAAWALDAGDPEGAAAAAGRAISIDPAHELAARTLMRAHHARGHVAAARRVFLQLQAALRDLDLSPLPETVALSRALGGMTTAPDSG; encoded by the coding sequence ATGACCGTGTCCTGGCGTGACCTCACCTCGCCCCGGCGGGCACGCTGGCCGGCGGCGTCGGGCGCGGTCGCCCGCCCCCGGCTGCTGGCCCTGCTGGGCGCGTCGCCGGTGGTGGTGGTGGTGGCCCCGGCCGGCTATGGCAAGACGACGGCCCTGGCCGCGGCCGGGCCGGAGCTGGGCGGCGCCCGCGCGTGGCTGACCCTGGACGCCGACGACGCCGATCCGCTGGTGCTGGCAGCGAGTCTGGCCATGGCGGTCGAGGCGCTGCCCGGCGGCGCGGCCCCCGGTGCCCTGCTCGACGCCGGGGCCAGTCCGCGCCGGGTGGCGGCGCGGGTCGCGGATGTCCTGGACGCGGCCCAGGCCCGGCTGGTGCTCGACGAGGCGCAGCACCTGCTGGGGCCGCTGGCCGGGGGCGTGCTGCGCGAGGTGCTCGACTGCGGGGCAGGGCGCGTGACCCTGCTCTCGCGGGTGCCGCTGCCGCTGCCGGATCTGACCCGGCTGGAGGCGGCCGGCATCGTCACGCGGCTGTCGGCCGCCGACCTGGGCTTCACGCTGGACGAGATGGGCACCCTGCTGCGGGCCCACGGCCTGACCCCGGGCAGCGCCGAGGTGCGGCAGGCCCACGCCCTGACGGAGGGCTGGCCCATCGCCGCACGCTTCCTGGCCCACTCGGTCGCGCAGGGCCGCGTGCAGCTGCGGGCCCTGGCGGATCTCGACGGCGGCGAGGCGCAGCTGGGCACGCTGTTCGCGTATCTGGCCCAGGAGGTGCTGGGGCCGCTGGAACCGGCGCTGCGCAACGTCCTGACCCGCGGCAGCGTGTTCGAGGAGCTGACCGCCGGGCTGCTCGCGGACGTGCTGGAGGAACCGCACGCCGCCACCCTGCTGGAGGCGCTGTCGGGCAGCGGCACCTTCCTGACCCGGTCTGACCCGCCGGACGCCGCCGGGGGCACGTACCGCGCCCACCCGCTGCTGCGGGCACACCTGCGCACCGGCCTGGACGCCGCCGAGGTAACCCACCTCGCCGCCCGGGGCGCGGCGTACTTCGAACGCACGCAGCGCCCCCGCCGGGCCATGGCCGCGCACCTGCTCGCCGGACACCCCACACGGGCGGCCGAACTGCTCGCCGCCCACGGCGACATCTGGCTGGCCCAGGGACGGGTGACGCTGGTGGAACGCAGCCTGCACCGTCTGCCACCCGGCGTGTGGACACCGGAACTCCACGCCCTGGCCGGGGACGCGCTGCGCCTGTCGTCACGCTACGATGGAGCGCTGGCCGAGTATGCGCGGGCCACGCCGCTGCGCCGTGCCCTGGGCGAGATCCACGTGGCGCTGGATACCGTCCAGCCGGCGCTGGCGTGGGCTCCGCTGGACACGGCCGAGGCGCTGCTGGCCGGTCACCACGATCCGGCTCCCCGGGCCAGCCTGCGCCGCCTGCGGGCAGAGAATCTGCTGAATGCCGGCGAACCCGCGCGGGCCGTCGCACTGGAACCTGCCCTGGCCGGCGGTGCCCGGTACGCCCTGCGCACGGGCGACCTGGAGCGGGCGCTGGGTCTGGCCCTGGACGCCGCACGGGGCGAGACCGGCGGCGCCCGCGCCGCGCAGAACCACCGCGAGGGGCTGCTGCTGGCCAGCTTCCTGCACGCCATCCGGGGAGAGGGCGCCGCCGCCGTCCACGCCGCCCGCGAGGGCCTGCTGGAAGGCGAACGCCTGGACAGCCCCTTCGTGCGCTCGCTCGCCCTGGCCCGGCTGGGCCACGCGCAGCTGGTCGCCGGCGACGACGCGGCCGCGAGGGCTGCCTACGCCTCGGCGCTGGAACTGGCCCAGGGTGTGGTGCCGCGCCTGCGCGTCGAGCCACTGATGGGCCTGGCCTTCCTGGCCGCGCGGGGCGGCGACGCGGCCGGCGCGGCGGCCCGGCGCGACGAGGCCCTGCACCACACGGCCGGCGACCGGTACATGGGCGGGCTGGTGCACCTGGCCGCCGCCCTGGGCACCCTTCAGGGCGGGGGCGGGCCAGCCGAGGTGTCCCGCGATCTGGACGCCGCCCGCGCTGCCTTCGAGGCCGGCGGGGACGCCTTCGGGCAGGCGGCGGTGGCGCTCGCGGCCTTCGCGTCGGGTGGCCATGCGCCGGCAGCAGCCCTGGAGGCGGTCGCGCGCTACCCGCAGTTGCTGGCCGGGCCGTCGATGGCGGCCCCGTTCCTGTCGCGGGCCGGGCGGGCGACGGTCCTGGCCGCGCTGGCGGAGGCGTGGCCGCCGGGGCGGGCGGCCCTGGCGGGCGTGGCCCACGCGCTCGGCTACCCGGACGTGCCGGCCCCGACCCACGTACCGGGCTTCGAGGTTCACGTGCACGTGCTGGAGCGCGTGACGGTCACGCGCGGCCCGGACGGCCCGCCGCGCGAGTGGGGCCGCGCGAAGGCCCGTGACCTGCTGACCCTTCTGGTCGTGCATCCGGCGGGGCTGGCCCGTGACACGGCGCAGGAACTGCTGTTTCCGGCGGCTGATCCCGGCGTGGGAGAGCGCAACTTCCGCGTGATCCTGCACGCGCTGGGGCAGGTGCTCGAGGAGGGCGCCGCCAGCGGTGTGTTTCTGGAGCGTGGCGAGTGGCTGCGCCTGTGCCCCGGCCCGGACCTGCACGTGGATCTGTGGACGGCGTGGGCCGCCCTGGAGCAGCCGGTGGGCACGCCGGGCCGCCGGGCCGCGCTGCTGACCGTGGGCACCCGGCTGGCCGAATCCGACCTGCCGGATGTGCAGCAGGGCGCACTGCACTACGCCCTGATCCTGCCGGATGCCCTGGCCGCCGAGGCCGCGTGGGCCCTGGACGCCGGCGACCCTGAAGGCGCGGCGGCGGCGGCCGGGCGGGCGATCTCCATCGACCCGGCGCACGAACTCGCGGCCCGCACGCTGATGCGGGCTCACCACGCCCGTGGGCACGTGGCGGCGGCGCGGCGCGTGTTCCTGCAGCTCCAGGCGGCCCTGCGGGACCTCGACCTGTCGCCGCTGCCCGAGACCGTGGCCCTGAGCCGCGCCCTGGGCGGCATGACCACAGCACCGGACAGCGGGTAA
- a CDS encoding heparan-alpha-glucosaminide N-acetyltransferase domain-containing protein, translating to MTAAPSPALPSAAPVATRSQRLIALDAFRGLTVLLMLLVNNVSLGSRTPAQLMHAPGFGMTVTDLVFPWFLYCAGAALPFSLAAMTRAGVTGAARVRRLVGRAALLYLLGAFETSVTTHTFTLGLGVLQLIALATLSGALLGGLRVRWQLLVAAALLAGYAAFLTLGVHPAGVGIVDETRNPVQALNAAVLSPLGLRGLLSVIPTTALVLLGAAAATSLQRRDARAGWYLLGLGVILSVMGFGWAASGHIPLSKTLWTPPYILSAAGLGTLGLLAAWLVADSGRVPGGAAVLAPLTIPGRNALAGYVLPIVIKVWILQDWVVGWAGRAMPMGAALLTLARAHLGALAGGWTYTLGYVLAVWLGLAWMARRGLILKL from the coding sequence ATGACGGCCGCTCCCTCTCCGGCCCTGCCCTCCGCCGCCCCCGTTGCCACGCGCTCCCAGCGCCTGATCGCCCTGGACGCCTTCCGCGGCCTGACCGTGCTGCTCATGCTGCTGGTGAACAACGTCTCGCTGGGCAGCCGGACGCCGGCGCAGCTGATGCACGCGCCGGGCTTCGGCATGACCGTGACCGATCTGGTCTTCCCGTGGTTCCTGTACTGCGCGGGCGCGGCCCTGCCGTTCTCGCTGGCGGCCATGACCCGTGCGGGCGTGACCGGCGCGGCCCGCGTGCGCCGGCTCGTGGGCCGCGCCGCGCTGCTGTACCTGCTCGGGGCCTTCGAGACCAGCGTCACGACCCATACCTTCACGCTGGGGCTGGGGGTCTTGCAGCTGATCGCGCTGGCGACCCTGTCGGGGGCGCTGCTGGGCGGGCTGCGCGTGCGCTGGCAGCTGCTGGTCGCGGCCGCGCTGCTGGCCGGCTACGCGGCCTTCCTGACCCTGGGCGTCCACCCGGCCGGCGTGGGCATCGTGGACGAGACCCGCAACCCCGTGCAGGCGCTGAATGCCGCTGTACTCAGTCCGCTGGGGCTGCGCGGGCTGCTGTCGGTGATCCCCACGACCGCGCTGGTGCTGCTGGGCGCGGCGGCCGCCACCTCCCTGCAACGCCGGGATGCGCGTGCCGGCTGGTACCTGCTCGGCCTGGGCGTGATCCTGAGCGTCATGGGCTTCGGCTGGGCCGCCAGCGGGCACATCCCCCTGAGCAAGACCCTGTGGACGCCGCCGTACATCCTGTCGGCGGCCGGCCTGGGCACCCTGGGGCTGCTGGCGGCGTGGCTCGTGGCCGACTCGGGCCGGGTGCCGGGCGGCGCGGCCGTCCTCGCACCCCTGACCATTCCGGGCCGCAACGCCCTGGCGGGGTACGTGCTGCCCATCGTGATCAAGGTCTGGATCCTCCAGGACTGGGTGGTCGGCTGGGCCGGCCGGGCCATGCCGATGGGCGCGGCGCTCCTGACACTGGCCCGCGCGCACCTGGGGGCGCTGGCCGGCGGCTGGACGTACACCCTGGGTTACGTGCTGGCCGTGTGGTTGGGTCTGGCGTGGATGGCGCGGCGCGGCCTGATCCTGAAACTCTGA
- a CDS encoding polysaccharide deacetylase family protein, which translates to MIPLALRSALVLLAALPVGVAQAQPRAGQPAALPGQVQPIAPGTRPAPTLPILTLTPAVPGVHVVNVLGNGFITVAHAILTLSPAQQPHARAMAATVAARVLAARPDVAEVDVSAYDADSYAGFGGPLPLLTASVPRARAAAFEAWAAGRGPYDRQWVNPGPQALPTYRAPDRVRETGPTLTPSGIAPTRPAQQNRTRVQVTGAQISGGDVGGLLYRARRGTAGVAALTFDDAPHPLFEPLLLDLLRRSGARATFFVIGRNAQAYPYFVRDMVAQGHEVANHTYHHVRLPPLTIPEATDELRWTDDLLKTLTGKPVRYFRPPGGDYTAGTLDAARRLGLTTVFWTDDPGDFQNPGDATLETRYRRRLRAGGIVLLHDNAPEMLDVLRDFLRYARQQAVTLTTVGGLPK; encoded by the coding sequence GTGATTCCACTCGCCCTGCGTTCCGCCCTCGTGCTCCTGGCCGCGCTGCCGGTGGGCGTCGCCCAAGCCCAGCCGCGTGCGGGCCAGCCGGCCGCCCTGCCCGGTCAGGTGCAGCCCATCGCGCCGGGCACGCGGCCCGCGCCGACCCTCCCCATCCTCACCCTGACGCCGGCCGTGCCCGGCGTGCACGTCGTGAATGTGCTGGGCAACGGCTTCATCACGGTGGCGCACGCCATCCTGACCCTGTCGCCCGCGCAGCAGCCGCATGCGCGCGCCATGGCCGCGACCGTCGCCGCGCGCGTGCTCGCCGCCCGCCCCGACGTGGCGGAAGTGGACGTCAGCGCCTACGACGCCGACAGCTACGCGGGGTTCGGCGGGCCGCTGCCGCTGCTGACCGCCAGCGTGCCCCGCGCCCGCGCGGCGGCCTTCGAGGCGTGGGCGGCTGGGCGGGGGCCGTACGACCGGCAGTGGGTGAATCCCGGCCCGCAGGCGCTGCCCACCTACCGCGCCCCGGATCGCGTGCGCGAGACCGGCCCCACCCTGACGCCGTCGGGGATCGCTCCGACGAGACCGGCGCAGCAGAACCGCACGCGGGTGCAGGTCACGGGGGCGCAGATCAGCGGCGGGGACGTCGGCGGCCTGCTGTACCGCGCCCGGCGGGGCACGGCGGGGGTGGCGGCCCTGACCTTCGACGACGCGCCGCACCCGCTGTTCGAGCCGCTGCTGCTCGACCTGCTGCGTCGCAGCGGAGCGCGGGCCACGTTCTTCGTGATCGGCCGCAACGCCCAGGCGTACCCGTACTTCGTACGCGACATGGTGGCCCAGGGCCACGAGGTCGCCAACCACACGTACCACCACGTCCGCCTGCCGCCCCTGACCATTCCCGAGGCCACCGACGAACTGCGCTGGACGGACGACCTCCTGAAGACCCTCACCGGGAAGCCCGTGCGCTACTTCCGCCCGCCCGGCGGGGACTACACCGCCGGAACGCTGGACGCCGCCCGCCGCCTGGGCCTGACCACCGTGTTCTGGACGGACGACCCTGGCGACTTCCAGAATCCCGGCGATGCCACCCTGGAGACCCGCTACCGCCGCAGGCTCCGGGCCGGCGGGATCGTCCTGCTGCACGACAACGCGCCCGAGATGCTGGACGTGCTGCGCGACTTCCTGCGCTACGCCCGGCAGCAGGCGGTCACCCTGACCACCGTGGGCGGCCTGCCGAAGTAG
- a CDS encoding MarR family winged helix-turn-helix transcriptional regulator, giving the protein MSTDLQLLGRALKQVQYRHHRAVDTRLAALGTTLVQWDALRALARTPGASAHDLALATFQSDQAAGTLVQRLAAQGLIERRAGPGRRIAHHLTPAGEGMLAAGTPVVEAVLRASLAPLDDTDRATLLSLLDKVLSVPVTD; this is encoded by the coding sequence ATGTCCACTGATCTCCAGCTGCTCGGGCGCGCCCTCAAGCAGGTGCAGTACCGGCACCACCGCGCCGTCGACACCCGGCTCGCAGCTCTCGGCACCACGCTGGTGCAGTGGGACGCGCTGCGTGCCCTGGCCCGCACCCCCGGCGCATCGGCCCACGACCTCGCGCTGGCGACCTTTCAGAGTGACCAGGCCGCCGGGACGCTCGTGCAGCGCCTCGCGGCGCAGGGCCTGATCGAGCGCCGGGCCGGGCCGGGCCGCCGCATCGCGCACCACCTGACGCCGGCCGGCGAGGGCATGCTCGCGGCCGGGACGCCTGTGGTCGAGGCCGTCCTACGCGCCTCGCTGGCCCCGCTGGACGATACGGATCGCGCCACGCTGCTCTCCCTGCTGGACAAGGTGCTCAGCGTCCCCGTGACGGACTGA
- a CDS encoding alpha/beta fold hydrolase produces MTTILPLAPDLSLTLTDQGAGRPALVLHGGGGSVTVAGLAAHLAQTRRVLTPTHPGWNGTPRPERLAAPADYARTYLALLDAQGLTDVLVVGSSLGGWIGVEMALQDTAGRVGSLVLIDAVGIEVPGAPIRNISGMTPAEIATYSFHDPSLFRADPAGTTDERQAAQRASMATLAAIAGEPYMHDPALRARLPGIAVPTLVLWGASDGVVTRPYGQAYADAIPGAAFTVLPAAGHLPQLEQPAATFAAVDAFARAF; encoded by the coding sequence ATGACCACGATCCTCCCACTCGCCCCGGATCTGTCCCTGACCCTCACCGACCAGGGCGCCGGCCGCCCAGCCCTCGTCCTGCACGGGGGCGGCGGTTCCGTCACCGTCGCCGGCCTCGCGGCGCACCTTGCACAGACCCGGCGCGTTCTCACGCCCACACATCCTGGCTGGAACGGCACGCCCCGCCCAGAGCGCCTTGCGGCCCCGGCTGACTACGCCCGCACCTACCTTGCCCTGCTGGATGCGCAGGGACTCACGGACGTGCTCGTCGTCGGTTCCTCCCTGGGCGGTTGGATCGGTGTGGAGATGGCCCTGCAGGACACCGCCGGACGGGTGGGCAGTCTCGTGCTGATCGACGCTGTGGGGATCGAGGTTCCCGGCGCTCCCATCCGGAACATCTCGGGGATGACCCCGGCCGAGATCGCCACGTATTCCTTCCATGACCCTTCGCTGTTCCGGGCCGATCCTGCCGGCACCACGGACGAGAGGCAGGCCGCGCAGCGAGCCAGCATGGCGACCCTGGCGGCGATCGCGGGCGAGCCGTACATGCACGACCCAGCCCTCCGTGCCCGCCTGCCCGGCATCGCCGTCCCGACCCTGGTGCTGTGGGGCGCGAGTGACGGTGTCGTCACGCGCCCCTACGGACAGGCCTACGCGGACGCCATCCCCGGCGCGGCGTTCACGGTGCTTCCGGCCGCCGGGCATCTGCCGCAGCTGGAGCAGCCGGCGGCGACGTTCGCCGCCGTGGATGCCTTCGCAAGAGCCTTCTGA
- a CDS encoding ABC transporter ATP-binding protein, producing the protein MSAVLGQELVIEQLAAGYGKVQVLWDVSVRVAPGEFVAMIGANGAGKTTTLRAVSGVVRPSAGRITLGGVDITRSTPPQIVRLGLGHVPEGRELFAHMTVRENLELGAAMRPEARGAQATTLERVYALFPRLQERRAQLAGTLSGGEQQMVAVGRALMGLPSVLVVDEPSLGLSPLMTQTVFGALQAVNADGVSVLLVEQNVGLSLRLAHRAYVLENGQVVKEGTGAALLADPSVREAYLAL; encoded by the coding sequence GTGAGCGCCGTCCTCGGCCAGGAACTGGTCATCGAGCAGCTCGCCGCCGGGTACGGCAAGGTGCAGGTGCTGTGGGACGTGTCGGTGCGGGTCGCGCCGGGCGAGTTCGTGGCGATGATCGGCGCGAACGGGGCCGGCAAGACGACCACGCTGCGGGCCGTGAGCGGCGTGGTGCGGCCGTCGGCGGGGCGCATCACGCTGGGCGGCGTGGACATCACGCGCTCGACCCCGCCCCAGATCGTGCGGCTGGGCCTGGGCCACGTGCCCGAGGGACGGGAGCTGTTCGCGCACATGACGGTGCGCGAGAACCTGGAACTCGGGGCGGCCATGCGCCCGGAAGCGCGGGGAGCACAGGCCACAACCCTGGAGCGTGTGTACGCGCTGTTCCCCCGCCTGCAGGAACGCCGCGCGCAGCTGGCGGGCACCCTGTCCGGCGGCGAGCAGCAGATGGTCGCCGTGGGCCGCGCCCTGATGGGCCTGCCCAGCGTGCTGGTCGTGGACGAGCCCAGCCTGGGCCTGTCGCCGCTGATGACCCAGACGGTGTTCGGGGCCCTGCAGGCCGTGAACGCGGACGGCGTGAGCGTGCTGCTCGTCGAGCAGAACGTGGGGCTCAGCCTGCGCCTCGCGCACCGCGCGTACGTGCTGGAGAACGGGCAGGTCGTGAAGGAGGGCACGGGCGCGGCGCTGCTGGCCGACCCCTCCGTGCGGGAGGCGTACCTGGCGCTGTGA